The sequence TCCTCAGGCAAACGTCCTGCCCCCTTCAAAGAGACCCTCCCACCCAGGTGCCTTGGACACCCCCCTCCAACTCTAAGCAGCAGTCACTCCCTTTCAGGGTAACCAGTGCAGATCAAAAGCCCTCTGGTGAAAATCCCCACCGTCTCAGCTCCCAGCTGGAAGGAGGTGGCCCCAAGAACAATTCAggacaagaaagaaaactgtcaacAAGAGTTAATTTGGCGAGTTCCTCAGCAGCATGATTTCCCGAGAGTCACCCTTCTCCTAAGACTGAGGTCCCTATCTGCAGGCAGTCTCGGAGAGGGAGTCAGGGGGTTTCTGGAAGGGCCTCCCCCGTACTAGGTACATAATAATAGTCcctattgtcattattattagttaggaaagaaaggagaggTTCCAGGACGGGTGATTAGGACACTGGATGTCAGCTCTCAGAACGCCTTTTAGACCTCAGGTGTTTGCCAGGGGCACGCCTCCAAGCCTTCTCCATCTGGGGAATTCAAAATTCACCGTGTTTGGGGTTCTTCCCTCAGACCAACGGAGAGGACGGCCCTTCTCCGAGTGTTCTCTGAGGCCCCTCGACCAAAAAGTCAAAGAGTCAGATCCACATTCCCAGCGACTGAGAGCACTTCTTTACCCTGAGGAGTCCCCGCAGGTCAAGCCGGCGGCCCCACGAGTCTCTTGCAAAAGCCTTGGGTCCAGTGGGTCACCCAGGGGGGCGACAGATCAGAAAAGAGGTGCCGCGTGGCCGGGAGTGGGAGTTGCGCGCACCTGCCGCAGGTGAGGCCCAGCCATGCGGAAGGGGGAGGAGCCGTCGCAGCAGCACGCAGGTGAACCGACCCTGGGCTCCCAGGAACTAGGCCGAGGGCTGCCACGGGCTCCAACGTGACTGCTGCGAGGCGGCCACGTCGCAGACAGCGGCCCCCGTGACTCCAAGTCCCGCGCGGCGCGGCAGCCCCATGAGAACATTCGAGGCAGCGGCGGCGTTGGAGGCCCGGGGTCCGTTCGGTATTTGAATAGCACAAAGGAACCGCCTTGGTCTGATTGGCCAGCTTAGTGGCCCCGGGGCGGGCAGCGTCTGTCACTCGGGAGGTTTGGGGAGCTCTGATTGGCTTATCAGGTGTGGGGCGGGGCCCGGACGCCCGGCTAAATAGCTGGGGCCCGGGCCGGCCGAGGCTCATTGCTTTGGCGCCGTCTGGGGAGCACGATCCCGCGGGTGGCGCGCAGCGCATGGTGGCGGCTCCTCTCGGAGCGCAGCAGACCCGCCGACCCGGGCTCCGTTTCCCCTGCCCAGCGCGTCCCGGAGGCCGGCTGGAAGCCGAAACAGCAGCAGCCTTAGCAGCAGCAACGGCCGCGGCTGCTCCGCCGCCGCTGTCTTCAAGGGAGCATGGAGTGCGCCCTGGACGCCCAGAGCCTGATCAGCATCTCCCTGCGCAAGATCCACAGCTCCCGGACCCAGCGCGGCGGCATCAAGCTGCACAAGAACCTCCTGGTGTCCTACGTGCTCCGCAACGCGCGCCAGCTCTACCTGAGCGAGCGCTACGCCGAGCTCTACCggcgccagcagcagcagcagcagcagcaaccgccccaccaccagcaccagcacctCGCGTACGCGGCGCCGGGCATGCCGGCCAGCGCGGCCGACTTCGGCCCTCTGCAACTTGGAGGCGGCGGGGACGCGGAGGCGCGCGAACCGGTCGCCCGTCACCAGCTGCACCAGCTCCACCAGCTCCACCAGCTGCACCTCCAGCAGCAGCTGCACCAGCACCCGGCGCCCAGGGGCtgcgcggcggcggcagcggccggGGCGCCCGCGGGCGGCGCGGGGGCGCTCTCGGAGCTGCCCGGGTGCGCCGCGCTCCAGCCGCCGCACGGCGCGCCCCACCGCGGGCAGCCCTTGGAGCCGCTGCAGCCGGGTCCTgcgccgctgccgccgccaccGCCACCCGCCGCTCTCTGCCCGCGGGACCCTCGCGCCTCGGCCGCCTGCTCCGCGCCCTCCGCGCCCCCTGGGGCCGCCCCTCAggccgcggccgccgcctcccCGCCCGCCTCCCCGGCCCCCGCCTCCTCCCCCGGCTTCTACCGGGGCGCGTACCCGGCCCCCTCGGACTTTGGCGTGCACTGCAGCAGCCAGACCACCGTGCTGGACCTGGACACTCACGTGGTGACCACGGTGGAGAACGGCTACTTGCACCAGGACTGCTGCGCCTCCGCCCACTGCCCCTGCTGTGGTCAGGGCGCCCCGGGACCCGGCCTGGCGTCCGCCACCGGCTGCAAGCGCAAGTATTACCctggccaggaggaggaggacgacGACGACGACGATGCGGGCGATCTGGGGGCCGAGCCCCCCGGGGGCGTCCCGTTCGCCCCCTGCAAGCGCGCTCGCTTCGAGGACTTCTGCCCGGACTCATCCCCGGACGCGTCCAACATCTCAAACTtgatctccatctttggctcggGCTTCTCCGGGCTGGTGAGCCGACAGCCGGACTCCTCCGAGCAGCCGCCGCCGCTCAACGGGCAGCTGTGCGCTAAGCAGGCGCTCGCCAACCTCGGCGCCTGGACTCGAGCCATTGTCGCCTTCTAGGACCCCCGAGGGCATGGGGACCCGGGGCCCCGCGGGGCTGGGGCCAGACAAAGACTCGGCCAAGGGGCGAGAGGAGGGAGCGAACGGGCGCCCGGCCACTTCGGGCTGAGCAGGGGGCGAGCAGAGGGAGAGGGCTGATGTTTtataaattgtaaaataaaaaaaaagaaatctaagatCTTGGACTTTATTTTTGCAGAGAGAAAAAGCGCCTATTTAAGTATGCTTTGTGTTTctcctactctttttttttttttttctttttattgtagtgATTGCAGTGGTGTTTAGCGAGGAGCCAGCCACGTGAGGAGGGGCTGCTGCCCGGAGGAGGTGACGGGCAGCCGGGGGGCGAGGCAGGGCGCCGGGACCGACGGGGCGCGCCGGGGGCGCAGCGCAGGAGGGCGCGAGGTCCCGGACGCCGATTCCAATCAGTTGTCAGACCCAGGAAGCCCGGAGCTCTGTTCTCTCGAGTCCCTCCGCGGGGTGAGGAATGGGTCTTGTGAAATCCTGAGCAAAAACAAAGGCAAACTCTATCTCCGAAAGGGAGGTTTGGGTCACATTTCCTCTCTGGGGGCGGCCTCCAAAGTTCTCAAAATGAGAAGgcagaaatgaaaacacttcaactttttttcttttcttcccggGGCGGGTGTCTTGAACCCCTCGTCTCCCCGCCCCTCTGGCTCTGTtatcctcccctcctccacccgtCTTCCAGACTCGGGGGTGGCGCCGGACACCCCGACACTCTCGGACACTGTttagggaaggggtggggggcgggcacgGCCGACTACATTTCCCATCATGCCCAGCACTGCGGTCCCCACTAAACAAAAAAGGAAGTCGATTCCTTCACCTGGATCCCCGGCGGCCCCGAGAGAGGGAGGGGCCGGGACCGCCGACTGCGTTGGAGACTTCACTAAGTTCCTGGTCAGatgtggtgtttgtgtgtgtgtggggggggtgtgcTTCTAAGTTGCACTATCCTGGTTCAGCCTTCGATTGCATTTCATGAAACCAGCATTGTTCGAGCCCGTGAGAACCCCGTCCTGTGTCTTCAGCTTGATagattttgtttaatttaaagcCTTttgttgtaaaaaagaaaaaaaaaaaaaggtggggttCGCCTGCAGCCCCTCTGGTTCTGTGCCATCAGCACCATGTGGACTCCAAAATAAGTTGCCAACCCTTCCTTTCTTggcccttctccctccttcccttgtATTTTTGTGCATTCTGAATTGTGTATCAACCGGGTAAAACTGTTCAGATGATTTGtttaaatttatcatcttaataaAAAAAGTCTACTCTAGAGGATGGCGGTGCCTTGTTTTCAGGTCGGCCTGGAGGTGGcggggaggacagagggaggTGACACGAGACCCCTACCCTCCTGCAAAGCCCACCTTTCCTAGCCTGGGAGGGCAGGAGCTGCCCACATCCGCAGGGCCGAGGGTGGGAGAGGGATGTGAGAGTGCTGTTTGCTGGGGAAGAAGCCGGTGCTGCGCGCTTCCCCGGCCCCCCCGCCTCTGCAGAGGTGCCTGCCCCCCACGGGAACCggttccccccgcccccgcccccaggatCTCCAGCGGGAAGCCCAGCGAGCCACTATCACCATCCTAACCCAGCCAGGGGCGCAGAGCCTGCTCGGCCTCAACTCAGAGCTCTCTTGGACCCGGGAGAGCCGCCGGGGGACATCGGGGGCTGCTGGGCCACCCACAGTCCCCGCCCTGCGCCTCCGCCCGCACGTCCGCACATCTCCGGCTGCAACTTGGggaagttttttcctttttttttttttttaagttgagtttGTTATCACTGCTCGGTGCCACTTGGTGGTGTGCTGGCGGCGTCTCCCTCCCTCCTCgcgcccctcccctctccctctccgcGCCCTCCCGCCcgcctctcttcttccctccccagTGGATGGAGGCAGGAAGGCTCCAGGCGCGCTCTGCGCTCTGACCACCTACGGAATGACCTCAGAGTGGGAGAATGTGCCAAGGCCCCGAGGAAGCTCGCGTCCTCCCCACTGGAACCAAATTCACATCTGGAGCCGCGCCTCGGGCCCGGGGGCGCGCGGGGTGGTTCCAGCTTAAGAGGGGATAGGAAAGAAAGACTGAAGGGGagggcaaaaaaagaaagaaagaaaaagcaaagaggcAGCTTGCTCTCGATTTGATAGccgcccctctctctctctctccctctctctctcggTCCCTGGCTGTCTCCCCAGTGCTCTCGCTCGCTTTCTCGCCCCTGCGCTCCCCTTGGCTGCGCAAGCCCCCCCACCCCGCGCAAGACAGCTCacggcccccaccccagccttcaCGCCCCCCGCAGGGAGAGGAAGGGCTGCAGCCGCgaggacccccacccccaccccaagccgcCGAGAGGCGGACGCAAGCCAGTCCCAGGAGTCCGCTGGGCTCTGGGTCCCGGTGACGCGCGAGGCGAAGTTCTCGGGGACACTCCAGAGCCAAGGGGTTTGGGGGGGCGAAGGTGGCCGCGAAGGGCCTACGATGGGGGCGGAGGAAAGAAGGAGGCTACGGAGGCGTGAGTTCCGGGGAGGAAAGGCACcttcaccccccgcccccaccagggCTGTTTTTTCGGCCTCCCACGGGAAGAGAAGAGTCTGGAGCTGCTGAGGAGAGGGAACGGTGGGTCGCCCTCCTCCCCGTGCGCCCCccggccacccccaccccctgcaagtCCAAGGAATAGCCGTTTGATGCGCCGTTTTGATTCCATCCACCAAGCCAGTTGCCACAGCTCCCCCTAGCGCCGCTTCCAGGGCGCTGCAGAGGCTGCGGCTGGGAGTGGGCGAGGCACAACCCGGGGTGGCGGGGGGCTGCGGGGGGCTGCTCCGCGTCCACCCGGGGCGCAGCGCGGTCTGGCTCGAACCCTGGCTGGAGCGGAAACCCGGGGGCTGCGTGCGTTCCCCACTCCGAGCCCGCCTCGAGGAAGGGCACGTGGTCGGCCGCCTTTGTTGGGAGGGCGGACCAGGGCACCCGAAGGGACCGGCCGAGCGTCTTGGGACCTCCCACCTCTGCCATAGGGGCAAAGGAGCGTGGGTGGTGGTCTGCGAAATAAGAGCTCTAAATTGAacgggaccgcggacccgggttGTCCTCCTCTTTGCTAGGTTTTCTTGAGCTTCAGCTGTGCCCAGAGACCTCAGGCATATTGGGATCCGGGGATCCCCgtgggcagggggtggaggaCTCCGGGAGCACCCAAAACAGAGATGCCCTCCCACTCAATTATCTTCTCAGGGCCGAGGGACCTTGGGCAGCCACGCAAACGGTCAGTCCCCGGAGCACAGCGTGCAGCAACCAACAACACAATCCCCGGGCCGGCCACCTCTCACACTAAGAGGGTCCACCCGAAATCCCAACACAAGCCGTGCTGATGTTACAGCACACACCACACTGAAGGCCACACCCACCCAAACGCCGCGTCCCCAACACCAGAGCCCCAAGGAGCATCCCACTCCACTCGATGCCATGGCCCCTCCCCTGGAGGTTGGCAAGAGCTCAGCCTGCTTTCCCAGGACATCCTGAGAAACTAACTTATGCTCCCCAGCAGAACACAGCTGAAAGGCTGGGAGTGGGGGCGTGGGGGTGGAGTGCGGGCAGTGTGGtcttggggaaggaggaagggggcaAGCCGACCGGCAAACCAGGAGTACACAGACCCAGGTCCACAGACAAGCCCTGCTCCTTCCAGGAAAATGACTCAGACAGACCCCACAAAAGCCCCTAGGCAAGActtggggttgggggggc is a genomic window of Muntiacus reevesi chromosome 3, mMunRee1.1, whole genome shotgun sequence containing:
- the IER5L gene encoding immediate early response gene 5-like protein → MECALDAQSLISISLRKIHSSRTQRGGIKLHKNLLVSYVLRNARQLYLSERYAELYRRQQQQQQQQPPHHQHQHLAYAAPGMPASAADFGPLQLGGGGDAEAREPVARHQLHQLHQLHQLHLQQQLHQHPAPRGCAAAAAAGAPAGGAGALSELPGCAALQPPHGAPHRGQPLEPLQPGPAPLPPPPPPAALCPRDPRASAACSAPSAPPGAAPQAAAAASPPASPAPASSPGFYRGAYPAPSDFGVHCSSQTTVLDLDTHVVTTVENGYLHQDCCASAHCPCCGQGAPGPGLASATGCKRKYYPGQEEEDDDDDDAGDLGAEPPGGVPFAPCKRARFEDFCPDSSPDASNISNLISIFGSGFSGLVSRQPDSSEQPPPLNGQLCAKQALANLGAWTRAIVAF